ATGCAAATTTCCTCTGGGTGCCTTGTCTTGACTATTATAACTAGGGAAACTAGGAAAACCTAGTACACACCCAGGACAGCTGGAGATATCAGAAGAAAAGCCACCTTACCCGTCTGTCTGTGTGGTGATACCACTATAATGTCCATGAGGCCCTCCACGTTTGCCAGCACAGTTTCCTTGTTACGGCCGGTGTGTTTGTCCACCCGCTGGATGGACTTAGTTTGCCAGTCCGTCCAGTAGATCCAACGGTCTTGCTGCGAGAGTCGGGAGAAAGGAGTTAGAGGGGAGGACACCGGCTTCAACTGGGGAAAcgtggaaaaagaagagaggagaggaaaaacacagacaaggaGCAGGGGGAtgggaggaagaaagggaagggaaaggggagagagagaggaggaagaaaaatgaGGGTCAGAGTGGAAGAGAAGTAGAAGAAATGGTTAAGTCGTATGGATTCAGCATGAACTGGAGGACGGAGGGACAACCACCGAGAAACAGTGAGAAAGCCGATGAGTGAAAGAGAACAGGTGAGCGGTGGAGGCAGCCAGGAGGAAGGGTCAGCTCAGTGACTGAAAGCTGAGCACGAGGCAGAGCAGGGGATACCTGTGTGAGGGCGAACGGATGGGACACCGGGCTGACAAGGACCTGACGCAGTTTGCCGTTCAGGTCTGAGCTCTCGATCCTATCCAAGTGAGCGTCCACCCAAAAGATCCTGCAGAAAATATCACAAATTCAGGAACACATTGCTATCTGTACGCGCCCAGTATAATACAAAGGTGTTGCGCTTGTCACATTGCTATTGTGGCATGTTAGCATGTTTACATTCTGACATTcagcattttacagttttggaACAATTTACTAGCACTGCAAATTTAGCATTTTCAATCGAAAAAAGCCATGCAGATAGTTCCCCCATAGATATTCTTGTCCCTCTGACCTCCGTGTGTTGTAGTCTAGTGTGAGACCATTGGGCCAGCCCAGGTCGGTGTTGATCAAGACTTTTCGGTCTGAGCCGTCCAGGTGAGATCGTTCAATCTTTGCAATGTGGCCCCAGTCAGTCCAGAACAGGAACCTGCAGAGATGAGCTGAACTGGTGAGGAAACTTTGGCAgaattgtaaaaataaacagacttaaagaaatgtttctgctaccattctgctttttcttctgcCTATTTTCAGTGTGGTTCATTATCTGGGTTCAACACATATTTTACAActcaaaatgagagaaaatggTACAGAAATGTCTGTCAACAGCCTGTGAGTCAAAAACCAAGTCCAAATTTAAGGGTGAAGCTCACTCTGCCCTCTTACCCCTTGCTTGGGAATACCGCGATGGCCCGGGGTTCATCCAAACTGTTGTTGACCAGGACTTTCCGGCTCGTTCCATCCAGACGGGCCACCTCGATGGTGTTACGCCCAGTGTCAGTCCAGTACATGTTCCTGGCCACCCAGTCTACAGCCAGGCCATCTGTGGTCTTCAGGCCCTGACTGATCACCGTCTCCATGCCGCTGCCATCGAGGTTTGCACGTCTACATAAAAGTTTAATGACACAGGGCTGATgaaagtcaaataaaacaataatactgAGAGATGCTGTGAACACAGactttttgttgatttgtttgttttgttgttctctGGTATTGACAAGTGTATattgattctttttttcttgtcagtcAAATAACAGAGACACTTTATTTGTCTAGGCACAGCAACAACGATGTTATCCAGAATCTGTACTTGTTTCTATTTTTGATAGAGTCTCTACAGAGAACAACTGACCTAGATTGATAGAGCTGTGTCTCTTGCATGTAAATGCTGTGTTTGCACCTTATAACATCCAGGGTGACATCGGTGTAGTAAAGTTTTCCATCTACACTGTCGTAGTCTAGCGAGATGACGTTGTGTAACTCAGGTATTGGTACATGGACATCAGTGTGGTCGTTGGTGTCCAGGGATATTCTGCGCACACTGACACGGTTGGAGAACAACAGGTATGTCTCTGGGGAGTCATCGCAAGATCTGCCATCTCCTTTGAGCAAGATGCCAGTGGGACAGGCGCATGACGTGCCATTGGGACGGGGCAGACATAGGTGGGTGCAGCCCCCGTTCCTCCTGCCACACTTATTAAAACCTGAAGAGGCCGCAGACAGAGAGATTGATGCTAAAATTGAAGACAGGCCCATACACTCCAAACAGTGAAACTCGGCGCTTGTCAAAGTTCATCCTCACCCATCGGCTTTTCTCTGTCCACAGCCTGGATGTCCATCAAGCCAGGCAGGTTGGCTTGCACCGTGATGGTGTTGGCCCCAGTGTTTTTATCTGCTCGCTGGATGCTGCGGCTCTGCCAGTCAGTCCAGTAAATATGGGACCCCAGCAGGGTTAAACCATATGGATGCTGGACTGGAGTCACAAGAGTATGGCGATTCTGCCCATTCAGATCGGATGCCTCAATACGCTGTTGATGAGCAGAGAGATGAGAGGGATTAGCACCATGACTCCATAATGTCCGATggtttttttcttcacacatttatattttagccAACTACCATAATTTAATGTTTACTTCTCCACCAGTTCCTACTTGCACTCCTGTAGTCAGTAATCGTTTTATGCCTTTCATTTGGCACATTATTATTCAAAATTACTTCAGAATGTCGTCATGCATTTAAATtgaggattttgtttttcttatacACAATAAGTCCAGTAGAATAACTGTCCTAAATTCCAGttcaacattcaacattcaagtccttaaaaaacacaattcagGACTCTTGTCCTTTTACAATTTATGATATGTGAGGACAAAATGTATTCAAGTGACTTGAGGAGTCGCTACTGACCTCAGTGTGAGCATCAGCCCACAGCAACTGGGAGGCGGCCATGTCGATGGCCAGGCCATTGGGCCACCCGAGGTTGTTACTGATGAGCACCACGCGGTCCGATCCATCCATCGCTGAGCGCTCCAGTTTAGCGTGCTCTCCCCAGTCTGTCCAGTACATATAACTTTAGAGGAAAAAGAGAACGGACGCAGAGGTCAAAGCccagacagaaaactgaaataatgcTGTGCTTGGTCATGACAATAATAAACGTGACACATGTGGTTTAGACAAGAGCGAGAAGTTTTGATATAAAGTAAAGCCTTTTTCTAGTAAGTCAAACTAGACTCCCATCCCTGAGGATAACACACTgttacaatgacaaaaaaatatttcacaatggAAGATCTAGATTGGAGATTTACACCAAAtcctccaaaaataaaaacgtATCTTGCTTTAGCTGCTTTACCCCATTTCGTGGTAGACGGCGATGGCTCGAGGACTGTCCAGGTTCTGCCATATAAGAACTTTCCTCATGGAACCGTCCAGGTTGGCAACCTCTATGCGGTTGGTTCCCGTGTCTGTCCAGTAGATCTTCCTGCCAACAGCGTCCACCGCTAGACCATCAGTCGTCATGAgccctgcagagagagagaaaaatgaagcaGTGTCACCATGACTGGGAAGAGTTAAACAGCACAGTACATGTAAACCGTGCTCCTCACCTGTAGATACGATGTCTTCATGAGCTGTTCCATTGATGGCGGCTCTGCTGATCTTCTTCAGTGTACTGTCAGACCAATAAACCTTTCCTGCAAGAGGCACCACATGTAAGGCCATCATCTCTGCATTGCCCGTCTTCTGGAAACAggcattttaaaacactgacatacaAACCTTCTTTGGGATCGACCCCAATAGCGATGGTGTTTTTCATGGAGCTATTGACGGCCAAAACCACATCAGCAAAGTAGGGGATATCCAGAGAAACCATCCTGATGTCTGTTCTCCGTGCAAAGATCAGAAAGCTGCTCATCcctgcacacacaacacacatcaCAGCACCTTCGGGTCAGAGTACAAAAGAGATGACATGCTTTTTGTCTTCCTGACAACAAATGTTTTTGACATTAACCCCTTTGAACTCCACGCAGACAAGTTACAGTTAAtgttagcttttatttttggttcATCTCCAGCACGAAATTGGACTGAAATTCTACCAGTGAAAACACTGTAAAGACAGTTAACTGTGTTTGTACCAGACATGCAGGTCTTTCCATCCGCCTGCAGGTTGATCCCAGTGGGGCAGGCACAGCTGGAGCCTTTGGGAGCAGGGGCCAGGAGGCAGAGATGGCTACAGCCTCCATTATTCACCCCACACGGGTTTTGCACTGCAGAttgagacacacaaacagactcagGTCATTCACCATCCTAGTTTCTGGGTCAGCATCGAGAAATGGGACAAACAGGgacaaacaacacagaaacagacaatgTCGTGCATAAAGACAGTGAAACCCTTCAGGGAGCTCAAGTGGTCCAACACATCAGTGAGGTTTCAGTTTGGAATGAGGCCTGAGGCTCTCTGCCAGCTCAGCCACTGATCTAGGATCAGATTACCTGTAATCCTCTCAGTGTTAGCAGAGACACTGGATCTGAGCCCAGAGAAATGGTAGTAAAAATCAAAGAAGCAGAAAGTGACAGCACAAGAGTTTTTGCCTCAGTCACAAGAGACGACATAAGTCAACAAGGAGGTATATATACGTTTGTTCTATCTCTGTATTGCAGCACAttgaatttgaaattaaataatgaCTATGAGCTTTTATTGTGtatgaaatgaagtgaaatactTTTCAAGGTGTTCACTTCATTTCTGAACTGACTATTTTGACTGTTTCTAAACTATTGACAATCAAAAATGGGTAAAGTTCctacactgtttatttgatGTGGATGTCATGGTTCTCAAACTACAGCTACGGTCGGCATATAAACCTTATACTTATTGTTTCAGGAATTTCTAatccaaaaataataaaacaaatgtgtgcagCTTCAGTCTTGATCTGTGGATGCACACAGACCTGTCTCACGGTGTCGATGGAACATGTGAATGTCCATAAGGTTCTCCAGGTTTTCAGTCAGTGTCTGTCGTCCCAAGCCGGTCAGCTTGTCAGCGCTCTGGATGCTCTTGGACTGCCAGTCTGTCCAGTACAACTTGTTCTCGTGGACAGTCAGGCCAAAGGGGTGAGGCAACTGGCTGCCAATCAAAACCTGTATGAGAGGCAGAGGGTTGGCGAGATCTGCAAACACTCCTTGACATGTGTTGACTCCAAATTAACAGAAACACTAGAAAGCAAATCTCAGCCAAATATAatcaatttatttaatttctactaataaatacattattcctgcaatttaaaataatttctcagtgaagataaaaatgaaattataaaatCTTTAAACTTAAGACTTTTACCTGTCGGTCAGAACCATCCAGGTTGCCAAATTCAATAGTTTTCATGCCAGCATCAGCCCAGTACAGGCGTTTGGTCTCGTAGTCGATGGCGAGCCCGTTGGGCCACGTCAGATTGGACAAGATGATGACGATGCGATTGGAGGCGTCCATTCCTGCACGCTCAATCTTTGGGTTGGCACCCCAGTCGGTCCAATACATGAAACTATACAGCAGGAAAAACATGTATGAGATCGAATGAGGGTGCTAATTAAAGTTCAGACTTATTTGTTAGTTTTCAAACATTTTCGTTTATTGTTACCCTCCAATTGGGTCGACAACGATGTCTCTGGGTCGGTCCAGGTTCTCCCATATCAGGACAGTCCGCATGCTTCCATCAGCATTTGAAACTTCAATACGATCCGTACCTGAGAATCGCAAGACATGACATGACTGCTTGAAATCCAAGTCATGCAGGTGATTGTACATAATGCAGCAGAAATACATGAGAATGTGTGAGATGTTTACCAGCATCGGTCCAGTAGAGCTTGTTGGTCACCCAGTCAATCGCCAAACCTGCTGGGCTCTCCAGACTGGTGTCCACCACCACCTGGAGACAGAGGACCAAGATCCAAATTATCCCATGATCCTAATCAACCACCAACATTaatgaatgtaaaatgaaactACAACATTACTACATTATTGCATGTTCCACTAGACCGAGAGAAATGACTTCTTGCATTATTGTTGCAGTTTTCTGTTGCTTTGTTCAAATTATTTTCTTAGATTTTATTCTTCTATTTGTAAACTGATCCTTTCTCGTGAAAATAACTGAGAattatctgtcagtgtctttttgtttcatctgtgccTGGTACAGGCCTAAACTCTACTGTATCCTCTACAGAGGCATTTCCACATGAGATCCAGTAGATGGCAGCACTGCACAAACAGAAATCCTGTCTTCTTCTGCTGCACGCCTCCGGTAAGTCTAAGGTACAGGTGATGAGAAACGAGTGCTGCTTTCTGCCACAACTTAACAGCTACAAGCCGACGGCACTGACCTCCTGCTTGGTGCCATCCCACAGCGCTCTGTTGATCGAGTCGGTGGTGACGTCTGTCCAGTAGATGTAACCATCCTTGGCGTCCCAGTCCAGGGCCACGGCATTGCGCACGTCAGCCAGAGGGATGACATCATCAGACATGTCCTCTGTATCGAAGCTGATTCGTCGGATGTCCGTCCTTCGGGCAAAAAGCAGGAACTTGTCAAGACCTGATTAAAGACCAAAGGTCTTCTGTCAGTCTTCTAGGTTTAACAGTGGGATAAAACGTGAACACAGCAAAGCAGCACTATCACACAGACAACTGGTAGCCCTTAAAGGGCAAATCCAAACTAAGTGACTGACTGAAATCATAAAAATCCTCCTGTGCCACAATTATCTAGAATGATGATAAGGAAAGGGGGATTACAGGGATTAAAAGGTGTGTGCTGTCAAATAATTATATAGCACGATGGTCAACTGCCACATATTAGAGAAAACAGTTTGAACATTTCAAAAGAGCTTTGAGAATTAGAGAATTAGGTTCAGCTGCAGTGGAACATAACATGTAATTTAACTTTAACATGTCTTTAATCCTCTGCGTGCAAACGAGGAACTTACGAGTTGACTGCAAGGCTGATCAGGAAAATTAACTGCATGGCACAAAATCATTTTTCCCCCTTTTTAGCTTctaaacactgactgactgttaGTCGTCACTTCAACTAgaggatttttatttatttactctttaACAGGAAAGGTTGAGTTCATATGGCAGAAAACCAAATATGACAATTCAGATGTTTATTGATAATCTCAATAGCCCTTTTCCAATCAACTTGTTCAATCAATAAGTCACGAATATGATCGTGGGTCTCACGTAGTGACCactacataaaaacacatcctGTTAATGTAATCAGTAACTGTCAAGTGACAAACTGTTATTGGCATTGATTATTATGACTCATATCAACAGTGTTGACTGGTGTTAAGGGACTCACCAGTGGCACAGTTGTAGTGGTCCACCTTCTTGAAGCCAGTGGGACAGGCACAGGTGTACGTCTTATTGCTGGGGAGACACAGGTGGCTGCAGCCTCCGTTGTTGGCGCCACAGCGGTTCCTGCCACCTACAGGAGACACAGCTCAGCGTatgatttatgttgttttgtgttgttcacGTTTTCTGTCCGCTCTCTACCCAAACCCTCTGCAACTTGAGTTTGCTTCTCATAAGTTTTAACCATcattcctattttttttttttaacagtttgctCACAGAAGCACAACCTCTGCTTGGTAGGGTACGGTGAGGCAAGGTAAAATGTAACTAGGAAGCAATACAGTAAAGATCAAATAACTGTAATAAGCTGTTCGTGACATTACTCACTGGAtcttgacaaaacaaaaagaaaagtgccTGATGTCTCTCTGCCAACACAGCTCACAGTTTATATTCACGTCAGACTGTTCCACTTTTTATCAGCGTGATAACCAAAACTTTATTTTGGCCAGAACTCAAGTTCAACATGACTTGTTAGCAAAGAACACAAGTCTTTGCTATGATGCTGATAAAAACACCTCAACACCACAGGGTCTGTAACACCTTCAATCATTTCTGGGTTTgcctctgtgggtgaaaggtTCTCACTTCTGTGTGCAAGTACACCCTTAGAGAAGGTTCCTATTTTCCACGTCTGTCCTCAACAGCATCCCCCTTATGTTGACTTTCTGTTTGATGTCTTGTTGTTCAGCATTTTGTTCTCCCacctcctcttctgctgcttcAGGCTGCAAACATGGATGTTTTCAAAAATGGGCCCATTGTTCTGAATCCAAAACAGATTTTGAAGGGATGTGGGCAAACAAATAACCATATAAGGAGCAACAAGGCTCCATGAATGGAGCACACAACTTTTATGTCATTAGTTTAACTGGAGCTGAAGTTACGCACAATATAATATCTCTGCACTGCCCTATGTCCAAACACTGTATGTCACTGTCTGTTGTATGTTACCCACTCAAACAAGGGCAGGCACATTCTGTGACTTTAGTGAGCTTTTTTCTAATATCAACAACAGAACCTTTGATAccacacactgaaaacagagaaCAGCGAGTTCTTTAGAAAAATGGGGTTCTACAGCATTATGACTTCACACTTTTCATCCAGCCGCTGTTGACTCCTCTGATTATTTAGAGTGACATATTTAGCAGCATTTAGCTTCTGATGCAGCTGTGTACCGACCTGCGGGCTGCCTCTGGGGGTGCAGGGTGTGGATGTCCATGGGGAAGTGCAGCTTGTTGCGGATAATCTCCTGGTTCTTGCCAGTAAATTTGTTGGCGCTGTTGATGCTCTTGGTGTGCCAGTCGGTCCAGTAGAGGCTGTCCTCAAACACCGTGATGGCAAAAGGGTGGGGCAGGCCTGAACGGAGAGCGATGAGGAGAGTTCAGAAAGAGAGACGTTAACTGAAGCCTTTCAGgccaaatacatttttcattaaaacaacTAGCTGCTTTTTTTGAGGGAGGTTGGTCATCAAAGCAAACAGACAATAAATACGACATGCTTTTAATATTGGTTCTGCAAAGTTCATGTGGAGATTTGAAGGACAGAACAAATTTTGCATTTGGCTTGTTCCAAAAACACTCTCCAAACATCCTCCCATTCGGCATTGTGGTCTTGGCTGATGTCATGTCGTCCCCTTTTAGAACTGCTTTCAATTACTCTGCCTCTCATCGGCTTGTAGCTGTTTTAGCTGTGGCCAGAGCATCTCCATTGGTTTCCTGAGGTAATGTGACTTTTCCATCGAGAATATGAAGGCAAGATCAAGAGTGAAGCTTAATCCAGATCAGAGCTACACAATATGCAATTACTGGGCAGATTCCCGGACAGTTCTCATCttaatttacaaataaatgcTAATATTGTACAGGCTGACCAGGGACCTCTGGgagtggagtttgcatgttgttccagcttcctcccacagcccaaagacatgcaggttggggttaggttgactggtgactctaaattgcccataggaatgaatgtgagtgtgactACTAACAagatatatatacaatataattGTTCAAATTGAAAGAAAGACTTAGACATTTAGGTTTAACAAGGGATTGTTAGGATCTTCAAGACATTTTTCatcttaaaaagtaaaatggtttggtgaaaaacatttaggatttttttctaTTGGTGTGGTTGGCTTAAGATTTTAGTACAGGATGCCATAGGCGTTTTTTGACTAAATGAGCAATAATCAAAGATGAAGCCAGATGTGTATAGCTGAAGTCCCTTTGCCTCACAGAGCCCCTTCCCACTTCAAACAAGTAACTAGAACAcgtgaaaaacacagacactacAAAAGAGATTGAAAGATAGATTGAAAGATAATATGCTCACGTAAAACCCAACTGTTTACAGTAACTAAAtaagtttcacttcaaaaagTTGGCTAGATAAAAACTGTATCAGGGCTTTAAGTGCAAATTGTTGGCCGGTGTCCATATCAGTGGAACCTTGGCCTCGTCTCCGATGGGAACATCTGCTCACTCATCCAAATTAttattctctctccctctccagctTAATCCTCCTCCAGTGAAGTAGCTGCACAGCCCGTCGGATGAGAACGCTGAATGGATGGAAAAAGTGATTTCTGCTGCTACACACAGGCACGGTGGTGGTTGTGGTAGTGGCGTGGTGAGCGCGCTGGTGCAGggcttttaaaaacagcattgcTCATTTAATGACAGTGTTTTACAGCACAGCGTAAATGTCAAGTGGTAAATGGGTAAAAGTGGAGGCAGACCAGAATGATAATGAGCCACTAGAATCAGAgtaggtttttattattttaatctaTTTATATGTTATTTGTACGTTTTATTTGCAGCTCACTATTTGCTGAATGGCCATGTGGTCTGGGTGAACAGGCTTCCATCAGTGTTGATGAAAAAACACCCTCTTACATCAACTTTGCCTTTAAATAATGTTTCCTCCACCTAAAATCTCTGCTACAAATTAGAAACAGATTCTAAGtcattagaagtatatgagtGTCAGGAAATGTTGGGTGATAAACCACAGCACAGGAATGCTAGAGATATTAGCACACAGTGTTATTATCACACAGCTTGATCACGGACTGCGTTCAAATTTCAGCTTCAGTACTTATCTTGGTTTTTTCTGACTGAAAACGTGGGTTTGATTATTAAATTTATTGATTTGGACctaaatgtgctgctgcttcatatAAGACCACTGTGCTTCAGAcgtgtccaggtgtgtgtgaggtgataccagctgagtgtgtgtattttctcaTCTTATCTAACATGAGGGAGACAGCGATACAATATACCCTGTCCCCCCCCTCCCGCTGAATCATCAGTAGGTACAGAGGTGTCTGGTCTTGATATGGTCACCTTCTTCCCTGTCATCTCTGCatccaccccaccccaccccacccctccctccctccctcccccagatggaggagcagctgcaggcagACGGGACATAAAACGCTCCACCAAGACTTCACAGCAATGTCCTTTTTAACCTACAAGTGCACCTCCCACTCCTGTCACGCCTTAACTGAATCCATCAAACTATCCGCACGCTATCGGCAGCACAACATCAGGCTGGAGAGAACACTGCGTTACTAAAGTGCATTATAAGGAAAGTTAGTAGTGGGTATCTTTCTGTGCATCTTCCTGCTTGAATCACGCTCCTCCTTTAAATATTGTGACGTGATGTGAACGGCAACTGTAACTTCACCATCAGACCAAATACTTAAATGTAAACTGGTGCATTCATGCTTCCCAGGGGAAGGACCTGTTCCACTCTGGACATAAGttttcctctagcaccaccCATGAGGAACATATTTCGGTGATATCTCTGTCTAGTTGGCCATTTTCCATCAATGACAAGGATTAACACCATGTGTTTTATGATCCCACTGTCTAGTTCACTGATTATTATCCCAGGCAATATCTTAGTAAAACTTTTAGATATTATCTTAAGAGCTGTTGTCCCCAAGGGGGCAATGgttcatttgtctgttttcagtacTTCCTATAGGACTGACTGGACAACCACAGCATTGTCATGCAGCAGACAACATCACTGAACTGTACTGCAtttgtcttcacacacacacacgcacgcacacacgcacgcacgcacacacacacacacacacacacacacacacacacacacacacacacacacacacacacagaatcataGGTGTAGGAAAGATACACACTCGTTCACATTCCTGGGCACAGTGGCAGAAATGTAaccatgcacatgcacatgcacacttttcttttgtgttgtcTGAGCAAACAGAGGCTTGGAGGAAGGACAGGGCCAATTACAGCCTTTTATCCCCAGAGCACACACCATTAAGGCACACTcataggacacacacacacacacacacacacacacacacacacacacacactcctcaaaTATTTCCCCTGTCCCTCTCACTTTTTACACTCTTAAATATCTTGATTGCCACTGATGTGCTCACATACTCTGTTTTTCacttcataataaaaaaaaaagcgacTGTAAGCTGAGACCTCTGCTCACGTTGCACAATTTAACACTCACGAATCACAGAACTGCCTTTTGTAACCACTGCAAACTGTTTCTTGACCTTGAAAACGCCCATTTGACTTTTGGGCTTTCTGTCTGGTGATTCCACTGTCCCACAGGTGTAAACAGGTAACCTCCGATTCTTTGCCCCGTTTCTTTCTTCCAAGACAGGACTCCCCCTGGAGTCATGCATTCTGTTAGGAGCACTTTAACTACACTTTTACAGAGGGGCATGAAGGACTTGCGTTGCTCATTCACTACAATACATCAATGCAAAGCCAACTGTATTCATTTGAAAGACTATTACTGACTGCTGTCAAACTGCCTTTAGGTGTTTTTGTCCTTGCCCAGATTCTGTCCCTCTTGAACCAGCACAACAACACGGTCTGCTGCCGTTTTATTGTTCGCCATTAATTAAAATCATCACATCACCAACCAACAGTTATCAGGGTGCCCTGCTGGTTTGCTGACTGAGAAACATGAGGAGTAAAATACAGACACAgcaggaaacaacaaaaactatcAGCCAAAatctcagaaaaacaaatgttactgCACAATGAGAACAGCAGACCAAAGCAGaccagcgtgtgtgtgtgtgtgtgtgtgtgacggataAGAAATATGTCTCTTTACATCTGTAAATGCCACATCGCTACCTttaatgagcacacacacagacacaaagacgAGCTCAGGCTTCACTGGAGGAACCTGCAGCATAAAGagcagctttattttttcatttatggcatgtgtgtgtgtgtgtgtgtgtgtgtgtgtgtgtgtgtgtgtgtgtgtgtgtgtgtgtgtgtgtcagtaagGACATCTATACACTCTTTGAACATGTGGAATGAATTAACTGTATGTGGTGTACTGAAGTGTGTTACATCCTACATCTATCCCCTGCACTacgtgtgtgagggtgtgtgtgtgtgtgtgtgtgtgtgtgtgtgtgtgtgtgtgtgtgtgtgtgtgtgcctggatTTAGTCATAATGTAGGGACAAAAGCCTGTTTACATACTAACAATGTGGGGACCAGATGCTGGCCCCaaccatgtaaatcactgacGTTTAGGGTGACGACTTGGTTTAAGTTAAGGGAAAGTATTGGTTATGgtttggttaaggttagggtaagtcaATATACAAGTCCCAGAGAGGAATGTAAACAAACGCCAGACCTCAGTACATCACACCTCTTGTTTCTGAGGCTTAAACAATCAGAAAATGATGGGGCATGTTTACATTTGATCAAAATCTACTTACTGGTTCCTGATTCTAACATTAAAAGCACAAACCACGTTACTTTTTTGACGATCTTGCTTGTCATAATGAGATATTCTGTGATTCTTCTTGTTTCCTGTTGAAGATCCCACTGCTGACTAATCTTTAACAATCAGGGAACATTATTACAGTTCTTGTCATTCTTTCTGCTTAATTGAACGTGTCTGCAGTTA
The Mastacembelus armatus chromosome 3, fMasArm1.2, whole genome shotgun sequence DNA segment above includes these coding regions:
- the lrp4 gene encoding low-density lipoprotein receptor-related protein 4 isoform X4 is translated as MQMSSVLWGALITFLLNQIPGVQGNAECSCGRNHFTCAVSAFGECTCIPAQWQCDGDNDCGDHSDEDGCMLPTCSPLDFHCDNGKCIRRSWVCDGDNDCEDDSDEQDCPPRECEEDEFHCQNGYCIRSLWHCDGDNDCGDNSDEQCDMRKCSDKEFRCTDGSCIAEHWYCDGDTDCKDGSDEENCPSDVMTATCSVEEFQCAYGRCILDIYHCDGDDDCGDWSDESDCSSHQPCRSVEFMCSSGMCINAGWRCDGEFDCDDRSDEKNCTTSMCTADQFRCGTGRCVRLSWRCDGEDDCVDRSDEEGCEKTESPPCAPDQFQCGNGRCIGQRKVCNEVNDCGDGTDENPHHDCRPHSSKGNCNQNNGGCSQKCQMVRGLVQCTCHTGYRLMDDSKACQDVDECAEEGYCSQGCTNTEGGFQCWCVQGYELRPDKRSCKALGPEPVLLFANRIDIRQVLPHRSEYTLLLNNLENAIALDFHHSLKLVFWSDVTLDRIMRANLNGSNVEEVVSTGLESPGGLAIDWIHDKLYWTDSGTSRIEVANLDGTHRKVLLWQNMEKPRAIALHPIEGKIYWTDWGNTPRIEYANMDGSNRRVIADTHLFWPNGLTIDYAGRRMYWVDAKHHVIERADLDGRNRKAVISQGLPHPFAITVFEDSLYWTDWHTKSINSANKFTGKNQEIIRNKLHFPMDIHTLHPQRQPAGGRNRCGANNGGCSHLCLPSNKTYTCACPTGFKKVDHYNCATGLDKFLLFARRTDIRRISFDTEDMSDDVIPLADVRNAVALDWDAKDGYIYWTDVTTDSINRALWDGTKQEVVVDTSLESPAGLAIDWVTNKLYWTDAGTDRIEVSNADGSMRTVLIWENLDRPRDIVVDPIGGFMYWTDWGANPKIERAGMDASNRIVIILSNLTWPNGLAIDYETKRLYWADAGMKTIEFGNLDGSDRQVLIGSQLPHPFGLTVHENKLYWTDWQSKSIQSADKLTGLGRQTLTENLENLMDIHMFHRHRETVQNPCGVNNGGCSHLCLLAPAPKGSSCACPTGINLQADGKTCMSGMSSFLIFARRTDIRMVSLDIPYFADVVLAVNSSMKNTIAIGVDPKEGKVYWSDSTLKKISRAAINGTAHEDIVSTGLMTTDGLAVDAVGRKIYWTDTGTNRIEVANLDGSMRKVLIWQNLDSPRAIAVYHEMGYMYWTDWGEHAKLERSAMDGSDRVVLISNNLGWPNGLAIDMAASQLLWADAHTERIEASDLNGQNRHTLVTPVQHPYGLTLLGSHIYWTDWQSRSIQRADKNTGANTITVQANLPGLMDIQAVDREKPMGFNKCGRRNGGCTHLCLPRPNGTSCACPTGILLKGDGRSCDDSPETYLLFSNRVSVRRISLDTNDHTDVHVPIPELHNVISLDYDSVDGKLYYTDVTLDVIRRANLDGSGMETVISQGLKTTDGLAVDWVARNMYWTDTGRNTIEVARLDGTSRKVLVNNSLDEPRAIAVFPSKGFLFWTDWGHIAKIERSHLDGSDRKVLINTDLGWPNGLTLDYNTRRIFWVDAHLDRIESSDLNGKLRQVLVSPVSHPFALTQLKPVSSPLTPFSRLSQQDRWIYWTDWQTKSIQRVDKHTGRNKETVLANVEGLMDIIVVSPHRQTGTNLCGVNNGGCTHLCFAKTNSFVCACPDEPDGRPCSTISGYIPTSPDRGTTSTPVPNKIPKQATDNPHRGPSLVNCTDKNINAEGCMNNVVTAPHGEGLHISYVIGGVLTILAILILIAALIIYRHKKSKFADPGVSNLTYSNPSYRTSTQEVKIEASQKPPIYNQLRYKKEVMYNVDTKVFV